The following proteins come from a genomic window of Aquimarina sp. MAR_2010_214:
- a CDS encoding ankyrin repeat domain-containing protein has product MKKLSILVMCMTVGLVLANDPVKNLKTYKVAKTEIIKVSPFCISIAKGDYEMVKKMVELGSEVNKFSDDMTPLMYAARYNRLEIIKLLVANGAKINVRNTKGYNAMKYAELSGAKEAKTLLLELKKK; this is encoded by the coding sequence ATGAAAAAGCTATCAATTTTAGTAATGTGTATGACGGTTGGTCTAGTTTTAGCAAATGATCCCGTAAAAAACCTTAAAACATATAAGGTTGCGAAAACAGAAATCATTAAAGTATCTCCTTTTTGTATTTCAATCGCTAAAGGCGACTATGAAATGGTGAAAAAAATGGTTGAGTTGGGAAGTGAAGTAAATAAATTTTCAGATGATATGACGCCTCTTATGTATGCAGCTCGTTATAATCGACTAGAGATCATAAAGCTTTTAGTTGCTAATGGAGCAAAAATCAATGTTAGAAATACAAAAGGTTATAACGCAATGAAATATGCAGAATTATCAGGAGCGAAAGAAGCTAAGACCTTGTTATTAGAGCTTAAGAAGAAATAA
- a CDS encoding ankyrin repeat domain-containing protein, protein MKKTVLATLLIMCITSVSLATETNVTTTSHSYDLTVYKTSPFCMAIVKGDLETVKKLIELGSDVNKKSDGMTPLMYAARYNRTDIIEVLVKNGAKIKTKDSKGYTAMKFAKLSNAQDAIDLLKKLS, encoded by the coding sequence ATGAAAAAAACAGTTTTAGCAACCCTATTAATTATGTGTATTACTTCTGTAAGTTTAGCTACAGAAACAAATGTGACTACTACTAGTCATAGTTATGATCTTACTGTATATAAAACAAGTCCGTTTTGTATGGCAATTGTAAAAGGAGATTTAGAAACCGTAAAAAAATTGATAGAACTCGGCAGCGATGTTAATAAAAAATCTGACGGGATGACACCTCTTATGTATGCCGCACGATATAATCGTACAGATATTATTGAAGTACTTGTGAAGAATGGAGCAAAAATCAAGACTAAAGATAGTAAAGGCTATACAGCAATGAAATTTGCAAAATTATCTAATGCCCAGGATGCAATAGATCTTTTGAAAAAATTATCATAA
- a CDS encoding M48 family metalloprotease encodes MRRGGLKIRILIGLAIIAFAFFKKCNNKTLNPYTDRVQNINMTSDQEIAIGLQSAPEMAQQHGGLYPDQKLQSYIDMIGNKLVNSSMAKQTPYQYEFHLLADPNIVNAFALPGGQIFITYALLSKLENEDQVAGVLGHEIGHVLGRHSAERIAEHEFWKTISTGASVGADAGGIVNGIGQNVLLKNGRGDELESDKLGVLFMINSGYNPEEMIGVMKILKAAAGPNRVPEFQSSHPDPENRIEKIKDAIREYSSTQ; translated from the coding sequence ATGAGACGTGGAGGCTTAAAAATCAGAATATTAATAGGTTTAGCAATTATAGCCTTTGCATTTTTCAAAAAGTGCAATAATAAAACACTAAATCCTTACACAGATAGAGTACAAAACATTAATATGACTAGTGATCAGGAAATAGCAATTGGATTACAAAGTGCTCCTGAAATGGCCCAGCAACATGGAGGATTATACCCTGATCAAAAATTACAAAGCTATATTGATATGATTGGAAACAAACTGGTCAATTCGAGTATGGCAAAACAAACTCCTTACCAATATGAGTTTCATTTATTAGCTGATCCAAATATTGTTAATGCTTTTGCTCTTCCAGGAGGACAAATATTTATAACCTATGCTTTGTTGTCTAAATTAGAAAATGAAGATCAGGTTGCAGGTGTATTAGGTCATGAAATTGGTCATGTATTGGGTCGACATTCTGCAGAAAGAATAGCAGAGCATGAATTCTGGAAAACTATATCTACTGGAGCGTCAGTTGGTGCAGATGCAGGAGGAATTGTAAACGGTATTGGACAAAATGTTTTATTAAAAAATGGGCGTGGTGATGAATTAGAAAGTGATAAACTAGGCGTTTTGTTTATGATCAATTCGGGCTACAATCCTGAAGAAATGATTGGCGTGATGAAAATCCTAAAAGCCGCTGCTGGACCTAACCGTGTTCCTGAGTTTCAAAGCTCCCACCCTGATCCCGAAAATCGTATAGAAAAAATCAAAGACGCAATACGAGAATATAGTAGTACACAATAA
- a CDS encoding CAP domain-containing protein, translating to MKTSLIKCCAFILLCTVLSCTKDDDNPSTETPGTETPNEISITDEILKLVNEYRQNKGLAALTKNTTAEQLAADHTRYMISKGVINHDNFDAKFKTLQEKENATGMAENVANFYPDAQSVVTGWINSDGHRKNIEGNYTHTGIAAIKDESGRYYYTQIFYR from the coding sequence ATGAAAACTTCTTTGATTAAATGCTGTGCTTTTATTCTTTTATGCACAGTTTTATCGTGTACTAAGGATGATGACAATCCAAGTACAGAGACTCCAGGTACAGAAACTCCAAATGAAATTTCGATTACAGACGAAATCTTAAAATTGGTAAATGAATATCGACAAAACAAAGGATTAGCTGCATTGACAAAAAATACTACTGCAGAGCAGTTGGCGGCTGATCATACGCGATATATGATTTCTAAAGGTGTTATTAATCATGACAATTTTGATGCTAAATTTAAAACTTTACAAGAAAAAGAAAATGCCACTGGAATGGCAGAAAATGTAGCTAACTTTTATCCCGATGCACAGAGTGTTGTAACAGGATGGATAAATAGTGATGGACATAGAAAAAATATCGAAGGTAACTATACTCATACTGGTATTGCCGCAATAAAAGATGAAAGTGGTAGATACTATTATACACAAATTTTTTACCGTTAA
- a CDS encoding M15 family metallopeptidase — translation MVRRDFISISALGVIGVSLSSFSMLQSEFSKDDLMGKSNPSLFGDGYKLRKDAYEAFLKMKTEALKSGFKIKVVSSYRNYAHQNRIWERKYKKFTTQGLSPIKAIQKIIEYSTIPGTSRHHWGTDLDIVDGNAPQPKGLLLAENFEGDGPFCKFKEWMDKHANSFGFYLVYTNKENRKGFKYEPWHYSYAPLSIPMLKAYQKLDIAKELKKVNLLGSNFFSEDFIKQYITENISDINPELL, via the coding sequence ATGGTAAGAAGAGATTTTATTAGTATTAGTGCCTTGGGGGTGATTGGAGTTTCATTATCATCATTTTCTATGCTTCAGTCAGAATTCTCTAAAGATGATTTAATGGGAAAAAGTAATCCATCACTTTTTGGTGATGGATATAAGCTTCGTAAAGACGCTTATGAAGCTTTTCTTAAAATGAAGACTGAAGCACTAAAAAGTGGGTTTAAAATAAAAGTTGTTTCCAGCTACAGAAACTATGCACACCAGAACCGAATCTGGGAACGTAAATACAAAAAATTCACAACACAAGGATTATCCCCTATTAAGGCAATACAAAAGATTATAGAATATTCTACCATTCCCGGTACATCCAGACATCACTGGGGTACCGATTTAGATATTGTAGATGGTAACGCTCCACAACCCAAAGGGTTGCTTCTTGCCGAAAATTTTGAAGGTGATGGCCCATTTTGCAAGTTTAAAGAATGGATGGATAAACATGCCAACTCTTTTGGTTTCTATCTTGTATATACAAATAAGGAAAATAGAAAAGGTTTTAAATATGAACCCTGGCATTATTCATACGCACCACTCTCAATTCCTATGTTAAAAGCATATCAAAAACTAGATATCGCTAAAGAGTTAAAAAAGGTAAATTTACTTGGTAGTAACTTTTTCTCAGAAGACTTTATTAAGCAATATATCACAGAGAACATATCTGATATTAACCCAGAACTACTATAG
- a CDS encoding ClpP family protease, whose amino-acid sequence MTNKSKRIKNIKMKAKSGKTQDLIDKKFLEERSVFLWGQVDDKSAKHVIDRLMYLDMISNKEIKLYINSPGGYVTSGFAMYDTIKSLKSPVSTICTGLAASMGSILLSVGEKGRRFIQPHAKVMIHQPSGGARGQASNIEIQAAEILKTKELSAQILADNCGQDVEKVLKDFNRDYWMDAQESLEYGIIDGILE is encoded by the coding sequence ATTACAAACAAGTCTAAAAGAATAAAAAATATAAAGATGAAAGCAAAATCAGGAAAAACACAAGATCTGATCGATAAAAAATTTCTGGAAGAACGTAGTGTATTTCTTTGGGGACAGGTAGATGATAAGTCGGCTAAACATGTAATCGATAGGCTTATGTATCTGGATATGATAAGTAACAAAGAAATCAAGTTATATATTAATAGTCCCGGAGGATATGTTACATCAGGATTTGCAATGTATGATACTATTAAAAGCTTAAAAAGCCCAGTTTCTACTATTTGTACTGGATTAGCTGCGTCTATGGGATCAATTCTTCTAAGTGTAGGTGAAAAAGGTCGTAGATTTATTCAACCTCATGCAAAAGTTATGATCCACCAACCAAGTGGTGGTGCTAGAGGGCAAGCTTCTAATATAGAAATTCAGGCAGCAGAAATTCTTAAGACTAAAGAGCTAAGTGCTCAAATCCTTGCTGATAACTGTGGGCAAGATGTTGAGAAAGTGCTTAAGGACTTTAATCGTGATTATTGGATGGACGCTCAAGAATCACTAGAGTACGGTATTATAGATGGAATTCTGGAATAA
- a CDS encoding GNAT family N-acetyltransferase, whose translation MDLAFHKILEEDFDIVLPLLQKLMNNQFSDIVLTQRFSEMFEQNYECWGVYLDKKIIGFFGLWFMTRHYVGRSCEPDHVYIDEENRGEGIGRKVFNWIYEYAKSRGCEASELNSYVVNYPSHKFYLNEGYEIWAHHFVKKL comes from the coding sequence ATGGATTTAGCATTTCACAAAATTTTAGAAGAGGACTTTGATATCGTTTTACCATTACTTCAGAAATTGATGAATAATCAATTTTCTGATATTGTTTTAACACAAAGGTTTAGTGAAATGTTTGAACAGAATTATGAGTGTTGGGGAGTATATTTAGATAAAAAAATAATTGGCTTTTTTGGGTTATGGTTTATGACGCGTCATTATGTAGGTAGATCATGTGAGCCTGATCATGTATATATTGATGAAGAGAATAGAGGTGAAGGGATAGGGAGGAAGGTATTTAATTGGATATATGAATATGCAAAGAGTAGGGGATGTGAAGCTTCTGAACTAAATAGTTATGTAGTGAATTATCCTTCACATAAATTCTACCTTAATGAAGGATATGAAATATGGGCACATCATTTTGTGAAAAAGTTATAA
- a CDS encoding gliding motility-associated C-terminal domain-containing protein — MDRIIFIIVCFLAQVTIAQQAFHNYGNIQIHDQGEVGFHTDLINDGTFDQNLGLAGFYNPTGSLNVSGDNRPIFHNMEIDVVDDLLLDVAVGVTNFQEFINGRVQTPRDRLNVSLDYINDAPYLGENDDRYVDGYSSITGILDFTFPIGDDYRLRPMRIENQAAVNTARGAYFFENPNTPNFFSTSFNTDNFSNVLFGVSSFEFWDLDGDVETRVTLTWDDNSNIPTLVDELEDLRVVGWDRNLQQWVSLGNFTASGDLNNGEITSELMIPDNYVILTFGSSDIILDGDLEIFTAVSPNGDGVNDTFIIQGIEQFSNNEVIIFNRWGVEVYRKKGYDNSWGGYSEGRTTIAQDEQLPVGTYYYILKIEGQKDRSGYLYINV; from the coding sequence ATGGATAGAATAATTTTTATTATCGTATGCTTTCTGGCCCAAGTTACTATAGCCCAGCAAGCTTTTCATAACTATGGGAATATTCAAATTCACGATCAAGGTGAAGTTGGTTTCCACACTGATTTAATTAACGATGGTACGTTTGACCAAAATTTAGGTCTAGCAGGATTTTATAATCCTACAGGTAGCCTTAATGTATCAGGTGATAATCGCCCCATATTTCACAATATGGAAATTGATGTTGTAGACGATTTGCTGTTGGATGTTGCTGTTGGTGTGACCAATTTTCAGGAATTTATAAACGGAAGAGTACAAACTCCGAGAGATAGACTTAATGTTTCTTTAGATTACATAAATGACGCTCCATATTTGGGTGAAAATGATGATCGATATGTAGATGGATATTCTTCTATCACCGGAATATTAGATTTTACTTTCCCTATTGGAGATGATTATAGATTACGTCCTATGCGTATCGAAAATCAAGCAGCTGTAAACACAGCGCGAGGTGCATATTTCTTTGAAAACCCAAATACTCCTAATTTTTTCTCTACTAGTTTTAATACTGATAATTTTAGTAATGTATTATTTGGTGTGAGCTCTTTTGAATTTTGGGATCTTGATGGAGATGTAGAAACTAGAGTAACTCTTACCTGGGATGACAACAGTAATATCCCTACTCTTGTTGATGAGCTAGAGGACCTTAGAGTTGTAGGATGGGATAGAAATCTACAACAGTGGGTTAGTTTAGGGAACTTTACAGCTTCTGGGGATTTAAATAATGGAGAAATCACTTCAGAACTAATGATTCCTGATAATTATGTTATTCTTACGTTTGGTTCTTCTGATATCATATTAGACGGTGATCTGGAAATATTTACAGCAGTTTCTCCGAATGGTGATGGAGTTAATGATACTTTTATCATTCAAGGTATTGAACAATTTTCTAACAATGAAGTAATAATCTTTAATAGATGGGGAGTTGAAGTATACCGTAAAAAAGGATATGATAACTCATGGGGAGGTTATTCTGAAGGTAGAACTACAATTGCACAGGATGAACAATTACCGGTAGGTACATATTATTATATCTTAAAAATTGAAGGTCAAAAAGATCGTTCTGGATACTTATATATTAATGTATAA
- a CDS encoding Calx-beta domain-containing protein, with amino-acid sequence MKKHLHIRFLTLLCTLVFGSYVSYSQALIEIEVNWQAWSSENRVTFRDPSSTTIAPTICNPADCFNGASNTSYNNIGTPQAYVSVPYGTGYTLLLEDWFGDGWNGAGSYIRVYQDGVLILESFPNFITNTTLTFDIIQPIPEISINDVSVDENAGTATFTITHTGIDTASGFTVDFTTANNSATAGADYTTTSGTLSFSGTIGDTESITVPILDDISTEGDETYFINFSNVSDPSVNITDQGIGTIVDVEIDNPRPYEERITINVRGNFDMIGNTNLICTANCPGTPTSNNPSVVMGYASVDGTTINSSSANFTLPPGATVAWAGLYWGGSYNSTFGGITNPDPSLNLQQVQFREPGAGAYTSVNAGVTNIETGSFAGWNTFMSFADVTSVVQTAGSGTYTVADIPLITGSAFTGPFGGWTMVIIYEDPSDITRSVSIWDGFDFFGFGANDTFTVTGLLTPSIGAFDTDAGYFAFDGEANLAGDFVSINGTVLSNVLNPANNTLNSTISKFGVDIGGRNPNLNFNWGMDIDIFDATGLVPNNATTLNVDLGSANEGIWGGVFALSTEVAFPAVASKDFSPATIGYGEESTVTITIENPTTGVDLTNLSLTDNLPSGMAISTSPDGTSSCGGTITSVPGSDNFSISGVSLPAGNSCTFTFDVIGTAVGTFDNTVSSGDISNDQNIPLAGTTTGTLNVIVKTVITNRKITYRIKPN; translated from the coding sequence ATGAAAAAACATCTACATATCAGATTTCTTACCTTACTATGTACGTTAGTATTTGGTAGTTATGTTTCCTATTCTCAAGCATTGATAGAAATTGAGGTTAACTGGCAAGCATGGTCTTCTGAAAACAGAGTTACTTTTAGAGATCCTTCAAGTACTACAATAGCACCTACAATTTGTAATCCTGCTGATTGTTTTAATGGAGCTTCAAATACATCTTATAATAATATTGGTACTCCGCAAGCTTATGTAAGTGTACCATATGGAACTGGATACACATTGCTATTAGAGGATTGGTTTGGTGATGGATGGAATGGAGCTGGTAGTTATATACGAGTATATCAAGATGGAGTATTAATTCTAGAGTCATTCCCAAATTTTATAACAAATACCACTCTTACATTTGATATTATCCAACCAATACCTGAAATATCTATAAATGATGTTTCAGTTGATGAAAATGCAGGAACAGCAACATTTACGATTACACATACAGGCATAGATACAGCAAGTGGTTTTACTGTTGATTTTACTACTGCTAATAACTCTGCAACTGCTGGAGCAGATTACACAACAACAAGTGGGACCTTATCATTTTCGGGAACTATTGGTGATACAGAAAGTATAACTGTTCCAATATTGGATGACATTAGTACAGAGGGAGATGAAACCTATTTCATTAATTTTTCTAATGTAAGTGATCCTTCGGTTAACATTACAGATCAAGGAATAGGTACTATTGTCGATGTTGAAATAGACAATCCTAGACCTTATGAAGAACGAATTACGATCAATGTCAGAGGTAATTTTGATATGATTGGAAATACAAATCTTATTTGTACAGCAAATTGCCCAGGAACTCCTACATCTAATAATCCTAGTGTGGTTATGGGTTATGCCAGTGTAGATGGTACTACCATAAATTCAAGTAGTGCAAATTTCACTTTACCCCCGGGAGCAACTGTAGCTTGGGCTGGATTGTATTGGGGTGGTTCATATAACTCAACCTTTGGTGGAATAACAAACCCAGATCCTTCTTTGAATCTACAGCAAGTACAGTTTAGAGAACCTGGAGCAGGGGCATATACATCGGTTAACGCTGGAGTAACAAATATTGAAACTGGTTCATTTGCAGGATGGAATACATTTATGTCTTTTGCAGATGTGACCTCGGTTGTGCAAACAGCAGGATCAGGAACTTATACTGTTGCGGATATTCCATTAATCACCGGTAGTGCCTTCACCGGGCCTTTTGGTGGATGGACCATGGTAATTATTTATGAAGACCCTTCAGATATCACACGGAGTGTAAGTATATGGGATGGTTTTGATTTTTTTGGATTTGGAGCTAATGACACTTTTACGGTTACGGGTTTACTAACTCCATCTATAGGAGCTTTTGATACAGATGCGGGATATTTCGCTTTTGATGGTGAAGCAAATCTAGCAGGAGATTTTGTATCTATAAATGGAACCGTTCTTTCTAACGTTCTAAATCCTGCCAACAATACATTGAATAGTACAATCTCTAAATTTGGAGTAGATATTGGTGGAAGAAACCCTAATTTGAATTTTAACTGGGGAATGGATATTGATATTTTTGATGCTACTGGTTTGGTTCCGAACAATGCAACAACTTTAAATGTAGACCTTGGGAGTGCTAACGAAGGTATTTGGGGAGGAGTTTTTGCACTTTCTACAGAAGTTGCTTTTCCTGCAGTAGCAAGTAAAGATTTTTCTCCTGCAACAATTGGATATGGTGAGGAATCGACAGTAACTATAACTATAGAAAATCCTACTACCGGAGTAGATCTTACAAATTTGTCACTAACAGATAATTTACCCTCAGGAATGGCAATATCAACTTCGCCAGATGGAACCTCATCTTGTGGTGGAACCATAACCTCTGTACCTGGTTCTGATAATTTTTCTATTTCAGGAGTAAGTCTACCGGCAGGTAATTCTTGTACTTTTACATTTGATGTAATAGGAACCGCGGTAGGAACTTTTGACAACACTGTATCGTCTGGTGATATTTCGAATGATCAGAATATTCCTCTAGCAGGAACAACTACTGGAACACTTAATGTGATTGTCAAAACAGTAATAACCAATAGGAAAATCACATATCGAATAAAGCCAAATTAA